In Rhea pennata isolate bPtePen1 chromosome 8, bPtePen1.pri, whole genome shotgun sequence, one genomic interval encodes:
- the CC2D1B gene encoding coiled-coil and C2 domain-containing protein 1B isoform X3 has product MLGRRPKKSPQAKGRGAAVAKQLGLFVDFNPEEMLLGAEEGGDDGDLEAELAAITGVKATEGKAKPKGKTPLPMDHIEKMAAECMKDLNEDEEETEDDDLEKDTDLLAELQEVLGEEDETGSCEDETIAMESSAVQPENEQPEMQPQTTSLTAVTCELQQTIENRIANYRTAISNAKESGESAKIRRYERGLKTLETMLAAMKKGKKVSEEEIPPPVATGKSSSHVPQATGTELENLRDSATVPAEKGVESATDREQKPSHDAEQHLELESQQGHAASSSTVETDLQNSSTRALLLMRQREYKVAALKAKQQGDLEKAKEYMKTGKKFNVVLEALDSGQPIDLQNMPPSPRDLESLQTTSKQMVPASVGSSQDLTTPGPQTEDSSAYLQPKTVLEALQQRLEKYKSAAAQAKASGDDRKGRMHERIAKQYQDAIRAHKAGRKVNFSELPVPPGFPPIPGVATTDGDSTIAAVLESASQLANMEENEEEEENESLTQAPVAKKPAQLPGKPTQVVKPVTVPSAVADEESSPEHVKKSTSPSSPDKAVSVDHLPSAAREQLEFLENRKKQYMKAAVKAKKANNLEQAKIYLRTAKSFDLKIEQAKCGKPVDISKLPSPPTDDEGDFIFIHHEDVRLSQKADEVYTQLIKLLKDQYERCLQYSKQFMHLGNVTETSRFEKLAQGCKKDMDILQLARAQGMDPPSHHFEERTFKMIRIFAELNSTEMHLLIVRGINLPAPPGASSEEQNSCN; this is encoded by the exons ATGCTCGGCAGGAGGCCCAAGAAAAGCCCGCAGGCGAAGGGCCGGGGAGCCGCGGTTGCCAAGCAG ctggggctgtttGTAGATTTCAATCCTGAAGAGATGCTGCTGGGTGCAGAGGAAGGTGGTGATGATGGGGACCTAGAAGCAGAGCTTGCTGCTATCACTGGAGTGAAGGCgacagaagggaaagcaaaaccaaaaggGAAAA ctcctctgcccaTGGATCATATTGAAAAGATGGCTGCAGAGTGTATGAAGGACCTGaatgaagatgaggaagaaacagaggaTGACGACCTAGAGAAAGATACAGATCTATTG GCAGAATTGCAAGAAGTCCTTGGGGAAGAAGATGAGACAGGAAGCTGTGAGGATGAAACAATTGCAATGGAGTCATCTGCAGTTCAACCAGAAAATGAGCAACCTGAAATGCAACCACAG aCCACCTCACTTACTGCTGTTACCTGTGAACTACAACAGACAATAGAGAATAGAATTGCTAACTATAGGACAGCAATTTCTAATGCAAAGGAGTCAGGTGAGAGTGCCAAAATACGCCGATATGAAAGAGGCCTTAAG ACATTAGAAACCATGCTGGCTGCaatgaagaaaggcaaaaaagttAGCGAGGAAGAAATTCCACCTCCTGTTGCAACAGGAAAGAGTTCTTCTCATGTACCTCAAGCCACAGGAACCGAATTAGAAAACTTAAGAGATTCAGCCACTGTCCCAGCAGAGAAGGGAGTGGAGTCTGCTACAGATCGTGAGCAGAAGCCCTCCCATGATGCAGAGCAGCATCTGGAATTGGAGTCTCAACAGGGTCATGCTGCTTCTAGTTCTACTGTGGAAACAG atCTCCAGAACAGCAGTACTCGGGCACTACTACTTATGAGGCAGAGAGAGTATAAAGTAGCAGCTCTGAAAGCCAAGCAACAGGGGGACCTGGAGAAGGCAAAGGAGTACATGAAGACAGGCAAG AAATTTAATGTGGTCCTGGAAGCTTTGGACAGTGGGCAGCCAATAGACCTCCAGAATATGCCACCGTCTCCTCGAG ATCTTGAAAGCCTACAAACTACGTCTAAGCAAATGGTACCAGCTTCTGTGGGGAGTTCCCAGGATCTTACAACACCTGGACCTCAGACTGAAGACAGTTCAG CTTACCTGCAGCCAAAAACAGTGCTGGAAGCATTGCAGCAAAGGCTTGAGAAGTACAAGtcagcagcagcccaggctAAAGCAAGTGGGGATGATCGGAAAGGCAGGATGCATGAGAGGATAGCCAAG CAATACCAGGATGCCATAAGAGCCCATAAAGCAGGGAGAAAAGTGAATTTTTCTGAGTTACCTGTTCCTCCTG GTTTTCCTCCTATTCCTGGTGTTGCAACAACAGATGGTGACAGCACAATAGCTGCCGTTCTGGAAAGTGCCAGCCAGCTGGCAAACATGGAGGAGAacgaggaagaagaggag AATGAATCTCTGACACAGGCCCCAGTTGCCAAGAAGCCTGCTCAGCTGCCTGGAAAGCCGACACAAGTTGTTAAGCCGGTAACAGTGCCATCTGCCGTAGCTGACGAGGAGAGCTCTCCCGAGCACGTCAAAAAATCCACGTCACCTTCCTCCCCGGACAAGGCAGTGTCAGTGGATCATCTCCCTTCAGCTG CTAGGGAACAGCTGGAATTTctggagaacagaaagaagcaatACATGAAGGCAGCCGTCAAAGCAAAGAAGGCAAATAACCTTGAACAGGCTAAAATATATCTCAGAACAGCAAAGAGCTTTGACCTAAAGATTGAGCAAGCAAAATGTGGCAAACCTGTGGATATTTCCAAG CTGCCATCACCCCCTACAGATGACGAGGGTGATTTTATCTTCATTCACCATGAAGATGTGAGACTGTCCCAGAAAGCAGATGAAGTATACACACAGCTCATAAAACTGCTGAAGGACCAATATGAG AGGTGTCTGCAGTATTCCAAGCAGTTCATGCATCTGGGAAATGTGACAGAAACAAGTCG GTTTGAAAAACTGGCACAAGGTTGTAAAAAGGACATGGACATCCTACAGCTTGCACGAGCACAAGGAATGGATCCTCCAAGCCATCACTTTGAGGAAAGAACCTTTAAAATGATAAG